One genomic region from Chrysemys picta bellii isolate R12L10 chromosome 16, ASM1138683v2, whole genome shotgun sequence encodes:
- the VGF gene encoding neurosecretory protein VGF, giving the protein MLGSHAPLRGAALLFSISLLTQCCLHAAPLPPGEEAHPEESRQPSPAPPAKEVRTRALPAPSREGGDAQEEEDDDELFRDVDPKALAAVLLQALGNGGHNSPDKRRAPDEERVQSQSRSTSLGAGRAREQQLEEEEEEEGRDSSSQELESLQALLRELQPLGPAAKRERAQGDAGHNVVLKELEEYERLRAGTKRRAPPAEPWAGARKLRQQQQLEHQLLQRRYEELAESRRQAEEARKAAAEEERLADMASDLLLQYLLKGREDEGEQGADAHEEEEEEEEEGRFRGGRAKGSPLLFEDEEGNVAEDKRSDEEEDDDDVIDPNTIDQLIELSTKLHLPAEDVIDIINDVEKKKKAAAAAPVAPKHPPKPLPYTPARPYYPAAPWRRPKPDERDWNEVLHGDDYLAPKRYLAKQNDFSNYIQPRAFQLPPPPSYPHSRHLPGSLAPRDEAAAAGRAQDDEMENYIEQVLMDHAQAFQ; this is encoded by the coding sequence ATGCTGGGCTCACACGCCCCTCTCCGCGGAGCTGCCCTGCTCTTCTCCATCAGCCTCCTGACGCAGTGCTGCCTGCATGccgcccccctgcccccgggGGAGGAGGCCCACCCCGAGGAGtcccgccagcccagccctgcgccCCCCGCCAAGGAGGTCCGGACGAGAGCCCTGCCCGCACCCAGCCGGGAAGGCGGGGACGCCCAGGAGGAGGAAGACGACGACGAGCTCTTCCGAGACGTGGACCCCAAGGCCTTGGCCGCCGTGCTGCTCCAAGCCCTGGGCAACGGGGGCCACAACTCTCCGGACAAGCGCCGGGCCCCGGATGAGGAGCGGGTACAGAGCCAGAGCCGGAGCACCAGCCTGGGGGCGGGCCGGGCCCgggagcagcagctggaggaagaggaggaggaggaaggcagagaCAGCAGCTCCCAGGAGCTGGAGAGCCTGCAGGCCCTGCTGCGCGAGCTGCAGCCACTCGGCCCTGCGGCCAAGCGGGAACGCGCCCAGGGGGACGCCGGCCACAACGTGGTGCTGAAGGAGCTGGAGGAGTATGAGCGGCTGCGGGCCGGCACCAAGCGCCGGGCCCCACCAGCCGAGCCCTGGGCCGGCgctaggaaactgaggcagcagcagcagctggagcaccaGCTCCTGCAGCGGCGCTACGAGGAGCTGGCCGAGAGCCGGCGACAGGCCGAGGAGGCCCGCAAGGCGGCCGCCGAGGAGGAGCGGCTGGCCGACATGGCCTCCGACCTGCTGCTGCAGTACCTGCTGAAGGGCCGGGAGGACGAGGGCGAGCAGGGGGCCGACGcccacgaggaggaggaggaggaggaagaggagggcagGTTCCGGGGCGGCAGGGCCAAGGGCAGCCCCTTGCTCTTCGAGGACGAGGAAGGCAACGTGGCGGAGGACAAGCGCTCCGacgaggaggaggacgacgacgaCGTCATCGACCCCAATACCATCGACCAGCTGATCGAGCTCTCCACTAAGCTGCACCTGCCAGCCGAGGACGTCATCGACATCATCAATGAtgtggagaagaagaagaaggcagcggcggcggcgccGGTGGCGCCCAAGCATCCACCCAAGCCACTCCCCTACACCCCGGCCCGGCCCTACTATCCTGCCGCCCCCTGGCGCCGCCCCAAGCCGGACGAGCGGGACTGGAATGAGGTGCTGCACGGGGACGACTACCTGGCCCCCAAGAGATACCTGGCCAAGCAGAACGACTTCTCCAACTACATCCAGCCCAGGGCGTTCCAGCTGCCGCCGCCGCCATCCTACCCCCACAGCCGCCACCTGCCGGGCTCTCTGGCACCCAGGGACGAGGCCGCCGCCGCCGGCCGGGCCCAAGACGACGAGATGGAGAACTACATCGAGCAGGTGCTGATGGA